The Candidatus Rokuibacteriota bacterium DNA window GGGTACCCGGCCGGCGCAACCTGTTTCTCGGGGAGAGGTCTCGGAGGGGGGCAGCGCCCCCTTTCGACGTTCGAGCGCGAGCTTGGCCCGCGCAATCTTTTTCTGGGGGAGGTCCGGAAGGGGGCCGTCGAGGCCCCCTCCGGGTTATCTAAAGCGGGGCCGGCAGGTCGGAGTGGCCCATCACGTAGAGGTCGGTGCCGCGGGCCGCGCTCCGCCCCTCGGCGATGGCCCAGACGATCAGGGACTGGCCCCGCTGCATGTCTCCCGCGGTAAAGACCCCCGGAACGCTCGTCATCCAGTTCTCGTCCCGCCAGACGTTCCCGCGATCGGTCAGCTTCACGCCGAGCTGATTCAGCATCCCGCCGCGTTCGGGACCCAGGAACCCCATCGCGAGGAGGACCAGGTCCACCTCCATCTCGAACTCGGTGCCGGGGACCGGCCGGAAGTCGAGCCTGCCGCCGTCCCGCACCATCTCGACCCGGTGGGCGTGGAGTTTTCTGACGTGGCCGTTCTCCCCGCTGAAGCGCGTGGTGGAGACGG harbors:
- a CDS encoding FAD-dependent oxidoreductase; this encodes VSTTRFSGENGHVRKLHAHRVEMVRDGGRLDFRPVPGTEFEMEVDLVLLAMGFLGPERGGMLNQLGVKLTDRGNVWRDENWMTSVPGVFTAGDMQRGQSLIVWAIAEGRSAARGTDLYVMGHSDLPAPL